The Salinibaculum sp. SYNS191 genome has a window encoding:
- a CDS encoding amino acid permease: MSGDDTELAKDLGPLAALTIGVGTMIGAGIFVLPGEAILRAGSLASVAFVLGGVIAIFTALSASELGTAMPRSGGAYYYVNHALGPMFGSVAGWANWLGLAFASAFYMVGFGRYISRIFGVSGGVGIGPLSISVVTLAALVGGAFFVLINYVGAKETGRLQNIIVIVLVGILFVFTLLGTLRADPANLPRASTVSETLGTTGFIFVSYLGFVQITSVAEEIKDPGKNLPRAVIGSVVLVTVIYALVLIVMSAAVPQGFIAGLVENVAPGETQPIAVVEVGERLQGALMGGALLFGGLLATASSANASILASSRINFAMGRDRIITPSLNEIHPRFGTPYRAIGITGGLILVFILLGDINLLSGAASGLHLIIYGLLNIALIAMRYVNPEEYQPDFTVPLYPLLPILGTVFSFALLAYVEPDARLLSFGIAAAAILWYVAYARSRTEKQGILGEYILSRSDEMPDAAVSAATSVQPDGGDYRVMVPLANPRSERDLIELASAIAKQRNGTVVATHIITVPDQMALEGAAERADQIDRTSADLIASARADAEEFDVPIETHTILSHRGFEEIFDAATTHDADLVVMGWGPDSHGSPGRAESAFDEVAGNIPCDFLVLKDRGFDPAEVLVPTAGGPDSDLSATVARFLQAEYDSHVTLLNVATDGEDQARAFMDEWAEEHGLEDADIRIETGDVENAIERAAEDASMVIIGATEQGLLSRLVRGSLVLDVVDEVECSVLLAEKHRKRSLWQRLFGSE; encoded by the coding sequence GTGAGCGGTGACGACACCGAACTGGCGAAGGACCTCGGCCCGCTGGCGGCGCTGACCATCGGCGTCGGGACGATGATCGGTGCGGGTATCTTCGTCCTCCCGGGCGAGGCCATCCTCCGGGCCGGCTCGCTGGCGTCGGTCGCGTTCGTCCTCGGCGGCGTCATCGCGATTTTCACCGCGCTGTCGGCCAGCGAACTCGGGACGGCGATGCCTCGCTCCGGCGGCGCGTACTACTACGTAAACCACGCGCTCGGACCGATGTTCGGCTCCGTTGCGGGGTGGGCGAACTGGCTGGGGCTGGCCTTCGCCAGCGCGTTCTACATGGTCGGCTTCGGCCGCTACATCTCGCGCATCTTCGGCGTCAGCGGCGGCGTCGGAATCGGTCCCCTCTCCATCTCTGTCGTCACGCTGGCGGCACTCGTCGGCGGCGCGTTCTTCGTGCTCATCAACTACGTCGGGGCGAAGGAGACGGGCCGCCTGCAGAACATCATCGTCATCGTGCTGGTGGGGATTCTGTTCGTCTTCACGCTGCTCGGGACGCTGCGGGCCGACCCCGCGAACCTCCCGCGGGCGAGCACGGTCAGCGAGACGCTGGGGACGACCGGCTTCATCTTCGTCTCCTACCTGGGTTTCGTCCAGATTACGAGCGTCGCCGAGGAGATAAAGGACCCCGGCAAGAACCTCCCGCGGGCCGTCATCGGCAGCGTCGTCCTCGTGACCGTCATCTACGCGCTGGTGCTCATCGTGATGAGCGCCGCCGTCCCCCAGGGCTTCATCGCCGGACTCGTCGAGAACGTCGCCCCCGGCGAGACGCAGCCGATTGCCGTCGTCGAGGTCGGCGAACGCCTCCAGGGCGCGCTGATGGGCGGTGCGTTGCTGTTCGGTGGGCTCCTCGCGACGGCCTCCAGCGCGAACGCCTCGATTCTCGCCTCCTCGCGCATCAACTTCGCGATGGGTCGTGACCGTATCATCACCCCGTCGCTGAACGAGATTCACCCCCGCTTCGGGACGCCGTACCGCGCCATCGGCATCACCGGCGGGCTCATCCTCGTCTTCATCCTGCTCGGGGACATCAACCTGCTCTCTGGCGCAGCGTCGGGCCTGCACCTCATCATCTACGGCCTGCTCAACATCGCGCTCATCGCGATGCGCTACGTCAATCCCGAGGAGTACCAGCCGGACTTCACCGTGCCGCTGTACCCGCTGTTGCCGATTCTCGGGACGGTGTTCTCCTTCGCGCTCCTGGCCTACGTCGAACCCGACGCCCGGCTGCTCTCCTTCGGCATCGCTGCCGCCGCCATCCTCTGGTACGTCGCCTACGCCCGCAGTCGGACGGAGAAGCAGGGCATCCTCGGGGAGTACATCCTCTCTCGCTCCGACGAGATGCCGGATGCAGCTGTGTCGGCCGCCACGAGCGTCCAGCCGGACGGCGGCGACTACCGCGTGATGGTGCCGCTGGCGAATCCGAGAAGCGAGCGGGACCTCATCGAACTCGCCAGCGCAATCGCCAAACAGCGCAACGGAACGGTCGTCGCGACCCACATCATCACGGTCCCGGACCAGATGGCGCTGGAGGGGGCCGCAGAGCGGGCCGACCAAATCGACCGGACCTCTGCGGACCTCATCGCATCCGCGCGCGCCGACGCGGAGGAGTTCGACGTGCCCATCGAGACCCACACCATCCTCTCCCACCGCGGGTTCGAGGAGATATTCGACGCGGCGACGACCCACGACGCCGACCTCGTGGTGATGGGCTGGGGGCCGGACTCCCACGGCTCGCCCGGCCGCGCGGAGTCGGCGTTCGACGAAGTGGCCGGCAACATCCCCTGTGACTTCCTGGTGCTGAAAGACCGCGGGTTCGACCCCGCGGAGGTGCTCGTCCCGACCGCCGGCGGTCCGGACTCGGACCTCAGCGCCACCGTCGCGCGGTTCCTCCAGGCGGAGTACGACAGCCACGTGACGCTGTTGAACGTCGCCACCGACGGCGAGGACCAGGCCCGGGCGTTCATGGATGAGTGGGCCGAGGAACACGGTCTCGAAGACGCGGACATCCGCATCGAGACCGGGGACGTCGAGAACGCCATCGAGCGGGCCGCCGAGGACGCGTCGATGGTCATCATCGGTGCGACCGAGCAGGGCCTGCTCTCGCGGCTCGTCCGCGGGTCGCTGGTGCTGGACGTGGTCGACGAGGTGGAGTGTTCGGTGCTGCTGGCAGAGAAGCACCGCAAGCGGTCGCTGTGGCAGCGGCTGTTCGGTTCGGAGTGA
- the hemG gene encoding protoporphyrinogen oxidase, which produces MRVAVVGAGITGLALTHHLAERGIDSVTYEADNQPGGVIRSETIDGRTVEVGPQRLRLTPGVEDLVEAVGLSDAVVEAGEEHLFVYADGRLREAPLDREAFLRTDLLSWRGKLRLLAEPLTRDGMREESAAELFTRKFGRQAYERFIGPLYGGIYGSDPAEMPATFALDGLLKREQETGSFLRAFLKRVGQGQQSPPISFEAGNQQLPNGLAEAYADRIELGTAVTDVRPAAGDAGTDRQPAAATDGGGQYVVETDSGAETFDHVVVTTPAGVTADILDGVATGTEGLANLTYNPLAMVHLDADCEQEGFGYQVAYGEDIHTLGASWNDSMFDRENLYTVFLGGMHEPDIVDRPDEEIGAIAAEEFEQVMGSPAEVLNVATREKWFPAYDRSWYALEAFEAPPGVHLATNYTARMGIPSRVREARELAEELAAGA; this is translated from the coding sequence ATGCGCGTCGCCGTCGTCGGCGCGGGCATCACGGGGCTCGCGCTCACGCACCACCTCGCCGAGCGGGGTATCGACTCGGTCACGTACGAGGCCGACAACCAGCCCGGCGGCGTCATCCGCTCGGAGACAATCGACGGCCGCACGGTCGAGGTCGGGCCGCAGCGGCTCCGACTGACGCCCGGCGTCGAGGACCTCGTGGAAGCTGTTGGTCTCTCCGACGCCGTCGTCGAAGCCGGGGAGGAGCACCTGTTCGTCTACGCGGACGGCCGACTCCGGGAGGCCCCGCTAGACCGCGAGGCGTTCCTCCGGACCGACCTGCTCTCCTGGCGCGGGAAACTGCGCCTGCTCGCGGAACCGCTGACCCGCGACGGGATGCGCGAGGAGTCCGCCGCGGAACTGTTCACCCGGAAGTTCGGCCGCCAGGCCTACGAGCGGTTCATCGGGCCGCTGTACGGCGGCATCTACGGCTCGGACCCGGCCGAGATGCCGGCGACCTTCGCGCTGGACGGGCTGCTGAAACGCGAACAGGAGACGGGCAGTTTCCTCCGGGCGTTCCTCAAGCGCGTCGGCCAGGGCCAGCAGTCCCCGCCTATCTCCTTCGAGGCCGGCAACCAGCAGTTACCCAATGGGCTCGCGGAGGCGTACGCCGACCGCATCGAACTCGGGACAGCGGTCACGGACGTTCGACCGGCTGCAGGCGACGCGGGGACGGACCGGCAACCGGCCGCAGCGACGGACGGCGGCGGTCAGTACGTCGTCGAGACCGACAGCGGTGCGGAGACGTTCGACCACGTCGTCGTGACGACGCCGGCGGGAGTCACCGCCGACATCCTCGACGGCGTCGCAACGGGGACCGAGGGCCTCGCCAACCTCACCTACAATCCGCTGGCGATGGTCCACCTCGACGCCGACTGCGAGCAGGAGGGCTTCGGCTACCAGGTCGCCTACGGCGAGGACATCCACACGCTCGGCGCGTCGTGGAACGACAGCATGTTCGACCGCGAGAACCTCTACACCGTCTTCCTCGGCGGGATGCACGAACCCGACATCGTCGACCGGCCGGACGAGGAAATCGGTGCTATCGCCGCCGAGGAGTTCGAACAGGTCATGGGTTCGCCCGCGGAGGTCCTGAACGTCGCCACCCGCGAGAAGTGGTTCCCGGCGTACGACCGGTCGTGGTACGCGCTGGAGGCCTTCGAGGCGCCGCCGGGCGTCCACCTCGCGACGAACTACACCGCGCGGATGGGGATTCCCAGCCGCGTCCGGGAAGCGCGCGAACTGGCCGAGGAGCTGGCGGCCGGGGCCTGA
- the trkA gene encoding Trk system potassium transporter TrkA: MRIVIVGAGEVGSSIAKSLCDTHEVVVVDNDPERVESVTYNIDVLAIEGDGVTLSTLAETDVAEADILIASTDDDETNIITCGTAKTLGDPFTIARVRDTKFLDTWQQAEGALGVDFMVGTTLLAARSVVRVIGLPSARDVDTFAGGRVQMAEFEIPPDSPVAGQTVQEADRFESLTFAAILRPDDVVIPSGQTRIEAGDEVVVIGSESSVQALAAEVSPHAGTVDDILIVGGTDIGYQIAKLLGEQGLTPRLVERDHDRARELAELLPNTTVLESDGTDRDFLEREHISEVDTVVSALNRNERNLLASLLAKRLGAERAVAIVGEMEYVDLFEAVGVDVAINPREATAEEITRFTRERRAENVALIENDRAEVIEIEVDEDSVLAGKPIQESVVDLPDGVVIGAITRNGDFVIPRGGTVVEPGDTAVLFVDADVVEEATAVL, encoded by the coding sequence ATGCGAATCGTAATCGTCGGCGCTGGCGAAGTCGGCTCCTCCATCGCGAAGAGCCTCTGTGACACACACGAGGTCGTCGTCGTGGACAACGACCCCGAGCGGGTCGAGTCCGTGACCTACAACATCGACGTCCTCGCTATCGAGGGCGACGGGGTCACGCTGTCCACGCTGGCGGAGACGGACGTGGCGGAGGCGGACATCCTCATCGCCAGCACCGACGACGACGAGACGAACATCATCACCTGCGGGACCGCGAAGACGCTCGGTGACCCGTTCACCATCGCCCGCGTCAGGGACACGAAGTTTCTGGACACCTGGCAGCAGGCCGAGGGCGCACTCGGCGTGGACTTCATGGTCGGCACGACGCTGCTGGCCGCCCGGTCCGTCGTCCGCGTCATCGGCCTGCCGTCGGCCCGCGACGTCGACACCTTCGCCGGCGGGCGCGTGCAGATGGCCGAGTTCGAGATTCCGCCGGACAGCCCGGTCGCCGGCCAGACCGTCCAGGAGGCGGACCGCTTCGAGTCGCTGACCTTCGCGGCCATCCTCCGCCCGGACGACGTCGTGATTCCGAGCGGCCAGACGCGAATCGAGGCCGGCGACGAGGTGGTCGTCATCGGCTCCGAATCGAGCGTCCAGGCCCTGGCGGCCGAAGTGTCACCCCACGCCGGCACGGTGGACGACATCCTCATCGTCGGCGGGACGGACATCGGCTACCAGATCGCAAAACTGCTCGGCGAGCAGGGGCTGACCCCGCGCCTCGTCGAGCGCGACCACGACCGGGCGCGCGAACTCGCCGAGTTGCTGCCGAACACGACGGTCCTGGAGAGCGACGGGACCGACCGGGACTTCCTGGAGCGCGAGCACATCTCCGAGGTCGACACCGTCGTCTCGGCGCTGAACCGCAACGAGCGCAACCTGCTCGCCTCGCTGCTGGCCAAGCGCCTGGGTGCCGAACGCGCCGTCGCCATCGTCGGCGAGATGGAGTACGTCGACCTCTTCGAGGCCGTCGGCGTCGACGTGGCAATCAACCCGCGGGAGGCGACCGCAGAGGAGATTACCCGGTTCACCCGCGAGCGCCGCGCAGAGAACGTCGCGCTCATCGAGAACGACCGCGCGGAGGTCATCGAGATAGAGGTCGACGAGGACAGCGTGCTGGCCGGCAAGCCCATCCAGGAGTCGGTCGTCGACCTCCCCGACGGCGTCGTCATCGGCGCGATAACGCGCAACGGCGACTTCGTCATCCCGCGCGGTGGCACAGTCGTCGAACCCGGCGATACCGCCGTTCTCTTCGTCGACGCGGATGTCGTCGAGGAGGCGACGGCGGTGCTCTGA
- a CDS encoding TrkH family potassium uptake protein — translation MNLRVDWRASVSLVGSVLKYLSLPLALPAAVAIVYDNGVLAFLPVMALTLVAGVGLERLDPDPDIGAREGFLMVALTWLAVALVGMLPYVIAGMGTESTLADPVNALFESMSGFTTTGATVMGSIGFDHHSHALMLWRQLTQWLGGMGIVVLAVAILPELSVGGAQLMDAEAPGPGIEKLTPRIAETARVLWLIYLGFTVLQFLLLYGLHHAGLAPNMGLYNAIAHPLTTMPTGGFSPEARSIEAFSSVVQWVIIPFMVAAGTNFALFWKALNGDVRSVFRDSEFRFYAGTLAVFAALGAGLLYGGVGVGLAELPVEVPPIAGEFEDALRHSTFQVVSIVTTTGYASMDFNTWSPVAQFLLVFGMFIGGSAGSTGGAIKMVRTLVILKSLKRELFTTVHPDAVSPVRLAGKPLDERALRGIYAFTLLYVVLFFVASGLVLLDATRIPESVTAFEGMSAVAATLGNVGPGVGIVGPMNNYLAFPDTSKLFMVFLMWVGRLEVIPVFVLLTGAYWRS, via the coding sequence ATGAACCTCCGCGTCGACTGGCGAGCCAGCGTGAGTCTCGTCGGGTCCGTACTCAAGTACCTCTCCCTGCCGCTCGCTCTCCCGGCAGCGGTGGCCATCGTCTACGACAACGGCGTCCTCGCCTTCCTGCCGGTCATGGCGCTGACGCTGGTCGCCGGGGTGGGGCTGGAACGCCTCGACCCCGACCCGGACATCGGGGCCCGCGAGGGCTTTCTGATGGTGGCGCTGACGTGGCTCGCGGTGGCTCTCGTCGGGATGCTCCCCTACGTCATCGCGGGCATGGGGACCGAATCGACGCTCGCGGACCCGGTCAACGCTCTCTTCGAGAGCATGAGCGGGTTCACGACGACTGGCGCGACGGTCATGGGCTCCATCGGGTTCGACCACCACTCCCACGCGCTCATGCTCTGGCGGCAGTTGACCCAGTGGCTCGGCGGCATGGGTATCGTCGTCCTCGCCGTCGCCATCCTGCCGGAGCTGTCGGTCGGGGGCGCGCAGTTGATGGACGCGGAGGCTCCGGGGCCCGGCATCGAGAAGCTCACGCCCCGCATCGCGGAGACGGCGCGGGTCCTGTGGCTCATCTACCTCGGGTTCACTGTCCTCCAATTTCTGCTGCTGTACGGCCTGCACCACGCCGGACTGGCCCCGAACATGGGACTTTACAACGCCATCGCACACCCGCTGACGACGATGCCGACCGGCGGGTTCTCGCCGGAGGCCCGCAGCATCGAGGCGTTCTCGTCCGTCGTCCAGTGGGTCATCATCCCCTTCATGGTCGCCGCGGGGACCAACTTCGCGCTGTTCTGGAAAGCGCTCAACGGGGACGTGCGCTCGGTTTTCCGGGACAGCGAGTTCCGCTTCTACGCCGGGACGCTCGCCGTCTTCGCGGCGCTGGGTGCCGGATTGCTCTACGGGGGTGTCGGCGTCGGCCTCGCCGAACTCCCCGTCGAGGTGCCCCCGATTGCCGGTGAGTTCGAGGATGCGCTGCGCCACAGCACCTTTCAGGTCGTCTCCATCGTCACGACCACCGGCTACGCGAGCATGGACTTCAACACCTGGAGCCCGGTCGCGCAGTTCCTGCTGGTGTTCGGGATGTTCATCGGCGGGTCGGCGGGGTCGACCGGCGGTGCCATCAAGATGGTCCGGACGCTGGTCATCCTGAAGTCGCTCAAGCGGGAACTGTTCACGACGGTCCACCCGGACGCCGTCTCGCCGGTGCGCCTGGCCGGGAAGCCACTCGACGAGCGTGCGCTCCGGGGCATCTACGCGTTCACGCTGCTGTACGTCGTGCTCTTTTTCGTCGCCTCGGGGCTGGTCCTGCTGGACGCGACGCGGATTCCCGAGTCGGTGACGGCCTTCGAGGGGATGTCCGCCGTCGCGGCGACGCTCGGCAACGTCGGACCGGGCGTCGGCATCGTCGGGCCGATGAACAACTACCTCGCGTTCCCCGACACGTCGAAACTGTTCATGGTGTTCCTGATGTGGGTCGGCCGGTTGGAGGTCATCCCGGTCTTCGTGTTGCTGACCGGGGCCTACTGGCGGTCCTGA
- the hemH gene encoding ferrochelatase, with translation MTTGVVLLNFGEPSVPEREPVVDYLERIFMANADLEEYDSREAARKRSRKLAERRAPGLLEEYENIGGSPLNEQAKAQADALETTLQNRDFDVLTYLGMQYIEPFIGDAAADAMADDVDRVIGLPIFPLCGPSTNVISLDELEDEMEEMGFDVPFQAITGWHKHPKYNRVRAENIADFADDEGVDLHDEDTALVFSAHGTPKHYLEEGSRYDIYVEEYCSVVASLLGVDDYHIGFQNHENRDIPWTEPDVEDLIEDIDAERVVVEPVSFLHEQSETLSELDVELREEAEEVGLDFYRVPIPHDDERIPEVFADLVEPFLADFDPEYYQFRQCQCRDEPGTMCLNAPQTTSHVEGEEAPAETDD, from the coding sequence ATGACCACAGGGGTCGTTCTACTGAACTTCGGCGAGCCGTCCGTACCCGAGCGAGAGCCAGTCGTCGACTACCTCGAACGCATCTTCATGGCCAACGCCGACCTCGAAGAGTACGACTCCAGGGAGGCCGCCCGGAAGCGCTCGCGGAAACTCGCCGAGCGCCGCGCCCCCGGACTGCTGGAGGAGTACGAGAACATCGGCGGGTCGCCGCTCAACGAGCAGGCCAAGGCCCAGGCCGACGCCCTGGAGACCACGCTCCAGAACCGCGACTTCGACGTCCTGACCTACCTCGGGATGCAGTACATCGAGCCGTTCATCGGGGACGCCGCCGCGGACGCGATGGCGGACGACGTGGACCGCGTCATCGGCCTGCCGATCTTCCCGCTGTGTGGCCCCTCGACGAACGTCATCTCGCTGGACGAACTCGAAGACGAGATGGAGGAGATGGGCTTCGACGTCCCCTTCCAGGCCATCACCGGGTGGCACAAACACCCCAAGTACAACCGCGTCCGCGCGGAGAACATCGCCGACTTCGCCGACGACGAGGGCGTCGACCTCCACGACGAGGACACCGCGCTGGTCTTCTCCGCCCACGGCACCCCCAAGCACTACCTGGAGGAGGGGAGCCGCTACGACATCTACGTCGAGGAGTACTGCTCGGTCGTCGCCTCGCTGCTCGGCGTCGACGACTACCACATCGGCTTCCAGAACCACGAGAACCGCGACATCCCCTGGACCGAACCCGACGTGGAGGACCTCATCGAGGACATCGACGCCGAACGCGTGGTCGTCGAACCCGTCAGTTTCCTCCACGAGCAAAGCGAGACGCTGTCGGAACTCGACGTCGAACTCCGCGAGGAGGCCGAGGAGGTGGGACTGGACTTCTACCGCGTGCCCATCCCCCACGACGACGAGCGCATCCCCGAAGTGTTCGCGGACCTCGTCGAGCCGTTCCTGGCCGATTTCGACCCCGAGTACTACCAGTTCCGGCAGTGCCAGTGCCGCGACGAGCCGGGGACGATGTGCCTGAACGCGCCACAGACCACGTCCCACGTAGAGGGCGAGGAAGCGCCAGCCGAGACGGACGACTGA
- a CDS encoding helicase HerA domain-containing protein has translation MAETEHITVAEVSEGRGGNGTPGEAVQLPVVELLTGRGFVTGKSGSGKSNSASVIAEKLLDNGFGILIVDIDGEYYGLKEEYEILHAGADEECDIQITADHAEKMASLALEQNVPIILDVSSFLDEAEAEEVLTEVSRHLFAKAKKQKQPFLMLVEEVHEYIPEGGAVGECGKMLIKIGKRGRKHGLGIVGISQRPADVKKDFITQCDWLVWHRLTWNNDTKVVRRILDGEYATAVEDLDDGEGFLMTDWGEDVRRVQFQRKQTFDAGATPGLDDFERPELKSVSDNLVSELQEISEEQQARDDRIAELRDELDNKNSRIAELEAELQDARDMSRMADQFVDALVRHVDGPNPGKTEQERMRERRQRVADAGEEVSSTDGDGAQATDTADADESDDPAAGEATDGPFGDDAGEAFAAAMDAAVTETDGEDEDDGTEADAGGSSGGFSASEVLERLSAVENGPSPGTRATTDGGAATEPESSGHGADELVEARDELGGPVEDDDEDGIIDGDNSAPPEFRNGITGDGGASEYDIIDGEDEDPFGDDEPLAVRELKADIAGMETKTRKMLAFYREFGPGTPLNAHFAAGGDGDRTQAYARNRTLRTRGLIEHVGRGRYDYCLRDLLADEFDGHVDEGKIADFADNIESRALDGADVEDADAE, from the coding sequence ATGGCCGAGACAGAACACATCACGGTCGCCGAGGTCAGCGAGGGGCGCGGCGGGAACGGAACGCCAGGGGAGGCGGTCCAGCTCCCGGTCGTCGAACTGCTGACCGGGCGCGGCTTCGTGACCGGCAAGAGCGGGTCCGGCAAGTCCAACTCGGCGAGCGTCATCGCCGAGAAACTGCTGGACAACGGCTTCGGCATCCTCATCGTCGACATCGACGGCGAGTACTACGGGCTCAAGGAGGAGTACGAAATCCTCCACGCCGGGGCCGACGAGGAGTGCGACATCCAGATTACGGCCGACCACGCCGAGAAGATGGCCTCGCTCGCCCTGGAGCAGAACGTCCCCATCATCCTCGATGTCTCCTCCTTCCTCGACGAAGCAGAGGCCGAGGAAGTCCTGACCGAGGTCTCGCGGCACCTCTTCGCCAAGGCGAAGAAGCAGAAACAGCCGTTCCTGATGCTCGTCGAGGAGGTCCACGAGTACATCCCCGAGGGCGGGGCCGTCGGCGAGTGCGGGAAGATGCTCATCAAGATCGGCAAGCGCGGGCGCAAGCACGGGTTGGGCATCGTCGGCATCAGCCAGCGGCCGGCCGACGTGAAGAAGGACTTCATCACGCAGTGTGACTGGCTGGTCTGGCACCGCCTGACCTGGAACAACGACACGAAGGTCGTCCGGCGGATTCTCGACGGCGAGTACGCGACGGCAGTCGAAGACCTGGACGACGGCGAGGGCTTCTTGATGACCGACTGGGGCGAGGACGTCCGGCGCGTGCAGTTCCAGCGCAAGCAGACCTTCGACGCGGGCGCGACCCCCGGACTGGACGACTTCGAGCGGCCTGAACTGAAGTCGGTCAGCGACAACCTCGTCTCGGAACTCCAGGAGATAAGCGAGGAACAGCAGGCCCGCGACGACCGCATCGCCGAACTCCGGGACGAACTGGACAACAAGAACTCCCGCATCGCGGAACTGGAGGCGGAACTGCAGGACGCCCGCGACATGAGCCGGATGGCCGACCAGTTCGTGGACGCGCTGGTCCGCCACGTCGACGGCCCGAATCCCGGCAAGACCGAACAGGAGCGCATGCGCGAGCGCCGCCAGCGGGTCGCCGACGCCGGGGAGGAAGTGTCGAGCACCGATGGAGACGGCGCGCAAGCAACGGATACCGCCGACGCGGACGAGAGCGACGACCCGGCGGCCGGTGAGGCGACCGACGGGCCGTTCGGGGACGACGCCGGCGAGGCGTTCGCAGCAGCGATGGACGCCGCAGTGACGGAGACCGACGGCGAAGACGAGGACGACGGGACTGAAGCGGACGCCGGTGGCAGTTCGGGCGGCTTCAGCGCGAGCGAGGTGCTGGAGCGACTGAGCGCCGTCGAGAACGGGCCGAGCCCGGGGACGCGCGCCACGACCGACGGCGGCGCGGCGACGGAACCGGAGTCCAGCGGCCACGGCGCGGACGAACTCGTCGAGGCACGCGACGAACTCGGCGGTCCCGTCGAGGACGACGACGAGGACGGCATCATCGACGGTGACAACAGCGCACCGCCGGAGTTCCGCAACGGCATCACCGGCGACGGCGGCGCCAGCGAGTACGACATCATCGACGGCGAGGACGAGGACCCGTTCGGCGACGACGAACCGCTCGCGGTGCGCGAACTGAAAGCCGACATCGCCGGCATGGAGACGAAGACGCGCAAGATGCTGGCGTTCTACCGCGAGTTCGGCCCGGGGACGCCGCTGAACGCCCACTTCGCCGCGGGCGGCGACGGCGACCGGACGCAGGCCTACGCCCGCAACCGCACGCTTCGGACGCGCGGACTCATCGAACACGTCGGGCGCGGCCGCTACGACTACTGCCTGCGTGACCTGCTCGCCGACGAGTTCGACGGCCACGTCGACGAGGGGAAGATAGCGGACTTTGCGGACAACATCGAGTCCCGGGCACTCGACGGGGCCGACGTCGAGGACGCGGACGCCGAGTGA
- a CDS encoding universal stress protein, whose amino-acid sequence MADIFERVLLPVATVEDAVATCRAARQYLTGSVVAVHVIEKAGGAPDKASVEQREERAEEIFAAVHDALDDDRDVETDLRYGTDVSETIFAAASDHDATAIIITPRGGSRWVRLLTGDVALDLVTETDRPVVVLPDVPEEPETDGDAATEETAEDGGDAA is encoded by the coding sequence ATGGCTGACATCTTCGAACGGGTGCTCCTGCCCGTCGCCACCGTCGAGGACGCCGTCGCCACCTGCCGGGCGGCCCGCCAGTACCTGACCGGCAGCGTCGTCGCCGTCCACGTCATCGAGAAGGCCGGCGGCGCGCCCGACAAGGCCAGCGTCGAGCAACGCGAGGAGCGCGCCGAGGAGATATTCGCGGCCGTCCACGACGCGCTCGACGACGACCGGGACGTCGAGACGGACCTGCGGTACGGTACAGACGTCTCGGAGACCATCTTCGCGGCGGCGAGCGACCACGACGCGACCGCCATCATCATCACGCCGCGGGGCGGGAGCCGATGGGTCCGGCTGTTGACCGGCGACGTCGCGCTGGACCTCGTGACCGAGACGGATAGACCGGTCGTCGTCCTGCCGGACGTCCCCGAAGAACCGGAGACGGACGGCGATGCGGCGACCGAGGAGACGGCTGAGGACGGAGGTGACGCGGCGTGA